Genomic segment of Notolabrus celidotus isolate fNotCel1 chromosome 1, fNotCel1.pri, whole genome shotgun sequence:
AAAATCTCTATCATCTTCCAGAGAAGACAATTGGTCCTTTTTGGATTACGATTCTCACTTTGCAAGTTTCCGCAATAGAAAAGATACTGAAAAAGTAGAATCAACACCAAGACCTACACCCTCCTGgtacatgaaaaagaaaaagattcgGAGTGGATCTGAAGATAAACTTGATGACAGGAAGGAGGAGCCGAAGCCAGAGGAACAGGAACGCAGGGAACTTTTTGCCTCCCGCTTTCTTCACAGCGCTGTCTTTGAGCTTGATTCTAGACGACTTCAACATTTGGAGCGCAAACATGAAGAACCTGAGCATACACAAACCCAACAACCTAATCAGCAAGGGACAGGAGATGGTGAACTTGAGTCAGGGCCAGTTGTCCTTTTCCATAGTCGTTTTTTGGAACTCACACGTTTACAACAACAGAAGAATAAAACGCCACAATTGCAAGAAGCAAAAGGAGAGCCGATACCCACAGATGAGAAAGTGGAAAAACCATCTATTCCAGAACAGCAAGCTTTGCAGTCCCCCGAAACAACAGAATCTGTCATGGAGCCAGAAATTAAACCCATCAGTCCTGTTGAAGAGCTGATTTCTGAGCCCCAACTTGCACCTacacctgtcacacagtctGTGGTTAAGGATTTTCCTCCATTAGAACAGAAAAGTGTTGTCTTAGATCATGCCCCTGAAACATATccccctctgtctttggtaaaagaaGTAAAGGACATGGAACATGTTGAATCAGTGCAGCATCTGCCATCTGAGACATCGTCCGATTCGGAGCTTGCACATCCATCAGCAACAGAACCCAGGCATTCAGCAGAAGGATGTAAGCTTTCATCTTCTGAAGAGAAACTGGATACTGCAACTGAAGACGGAAAACCTCCCAGCACAGAAAAGTCTTACCAGTGTGATGAGTTAATTGGCAGTTCAGAAGCTGAGGTGGATCCTGAAACAACACAGCCAGAGGAAGTGCCAGAAGTCACTAGCCCTAAACTACCTAGTCTTGCAGAGGAAGTGGATGTAGTCAAGAAAGAGACTCCCTCCTCTTGTAAAGTAGTAGAAGAGCCTGAGGGAGAGAAGAAATGTCAACTTAGTAAAGGGCAGGTTCCAGTTGATGTCACAAATGATGAGCCAATCTTGCTACAGAAAGAGCTTAGTAAAACAAAAGAAGGCAAAACTAAAAAATTCAAGCAATCCCCTGCTCGAGTTTCTCCAATTCCTGTTGTTTCTACCGCTGGTTCTGAAAAGCCAGCTACACGCAAGAGTGAGCGCATTGACAAAGAGAAGCTGAAACGTGGATCATCTCCAAGAGCTGAAACAAAGTCCACGAGCAAGTCTCCCATTCATAGCTCAGACCCAGATATCTCAGAGCCAAGCATATCAGTAGGCAGAGCAAGACGACGAAATGTTAAATCAGTCTATGCCACCCCAGTTGAAGATGATGCACCAGGTCGTACTGGAAAGGATATGACTGAGTTGCCACGCCATGCCCGAAAGCGGGGTTCAGACAAAGATGCAACACAACAAATTATTGAACAAGATCCACCAGCTCCTACCCCTGTAACAAAGCGAGGCCGCCCTCCAAAGAATCGCAAACCAAGTGACGAGATTTTAACAGCTAAAGTAGAAAAACCTAAAATCGACAATAAAGACACTGATTCAAATGAATCAGAAAGCAGTGAAAGAATTTCAAGAGTGTCAAAAGGGAAAACATCCCCTGGCACAAAGGGTCAGTTGAATCTGATGTCCACAGTCTTAGGTTCTGGATCAACAAGGAAGGTGGAAAAAACTGAAGTGGTTGAGGATGATGACCAGGAAATGGATTTTACAGATGAAGATTCTTTGGCCTTGCAAGATCCTTCAAGTTTATCTAAAGAAGATCCATTGATAAAAGTGGACCAAAAGAAAGATGATAAACAAGGATTGAGCGGAGACAAGGATGTTCTCAATGAAAAGGCTTGTGGGGGTAAGTCAAATGGAAAAGAGACAGATCCACGAGTCTTGGAAGAGAAACCCATCTCAGAAAAAGACAAGATTGTTAGAGGAAAGACAAAGTTGACTAGGACTCCTAAGTCTCCTGTCCTAAAGAACCTCAAGATCAGACTTAATGTCACAGAGGTAAAAGATCTTCTCCAGTTAGGGGAAGATGAGCCAGGTAATCCAGAGGATGCTTCAAAAAAGTTAAGATCTGTTGATCCTAGTGATAATGTTTCTAGTTGCTCCAATGCCAATGGGGGAGGCCTCAACAGTGAAGATAAAGGAAATGCCACCTTAGAACTAAAAGAGCCGATTGAAGCAGCAAAAAGCTTGATTTTGCAAGAGCGGGAATTGGAGCAGGCTGTGGAGAACATTGCGAAACTCACAGAGCCAGCATTCCCAACAGAACCATCAACACCCCCTGTCTCGGTTCCAGAGGTAAAAAGTGacccagaagaagaaaagcctTCTAATCCTGCTAGTGAGACAGAGCTCATGGCTGCTATTGACTCGATAACTGCTGAGGAATCAACTGTATCCTTAGCCCAAGCGACTCCAGTAAGTGCAGAAGTAGGTTCAGAACCTGAGGTGCCAGACTTCATTCATGCTACCAAGGAAGATGAACCTGAGACTCCACTCTCTATACAGGAAGAGCCTGTCCTGCCTACCACACCCAAAAAGGGCTTCAAGGTAAAACCGAAAACACCTAAACGCCCTAAAGTTCAAAAGCAAGTAAAAAAGGATTTAAAGGAAGGACTCTCAATAAGTGAGGAATTGTCATCTCCTTCAGAAGTTAACACAGCTGTCAGTGTAAAGCTTGTCCCTGAAGCAGCTCCATCATCAGCAACTGCTGCTGTCATTACCCAAACTACCTGGAAACCAGAGTCTGAGCCTTCAGCCCCCAAGACTACATACGTAGAAGTAGATTTAGAGCCATCTTGTGAAGAACAGAATCCAAATCTTAAATCAGTGACTCCTCACTCTAATAGTCCAATATGCCTAAAGCCCCCACAGGTTCCACCAGAATGCATCACCCCTTCCTTGTCTCCACTTGCTAACAGGCCAAACATAAGACCTATTCAAACTAGTAAAACGTCTGTTTCTCCTCCTGATTGGCGCCACCAGTCTAAAGAAACAGGACTCTCTTCCCTGCCTGTTATGCCATTGGCATCCAAGGAAAACCAGCCTTTACCATCAGAGTCTGAAAACATGGATATTGGTCATGGTACAAGTGACTTGAGACAAATTctgatgaaacacaaaaatatttccCTTGCAAGCAGTGGTTTTATCCCAAGTAATGTGTCTACTCCGCAAGATCAGAACATCTCTGAAAGTAATACCCCATCAGCTGCTGTGCCGAATAAGCCACCACTACCTGATAGAATGCCAGCTCATCAAGCTCCACCAGTTGTTCCAGTTGTTCGACCTCCTGCGTCACTACCATCTCCTGAGACTAAGTCTGTAATCTCTGTTATTGCATCTACTGCAACCTCTGTCATCAGTCGTGTTTGCAACCCTCCAGAGCCTGAGGACAAATTAAACCTGAACATTGGGAATCCTTGTGTGGACATGACTATACCCAAACAAACTTATAGGCCCAGCAAAGATGACACTGGATCATATCATGTTGGCGATGAAAGTGGCAGTGCTGCACGCTTCATTGTTGATGGCCAAAGTCTTGGCACAGGATCTTGCCCAGGTCTGAGAGTCAACACATCTGAAGGAGTTGTAGTATTGAGCCACTCAGGCCAGAAAACAGAAGGACCACAGAGGATTAGTGCAAAAATAAGCCAGATCCCCCAAGCTACAGCAGGCGACATGGAATCTCAGCAGTTGGTGTCCATGCCCCAGACTAAACAGGAACTGTATGCTCATTCAGGACTACAGAAGGGACCTTCAACGCAGGCAGATCATGGGCACCTTGGAAAGACTCAATCAACTTTGTCCTCTATTAAACAAGAAAATGCTGTTTTCGAAAAGCTGGAACCCAGTTACCAAACTGGACCTCAAGGAGTAGTAAAGCGTTTCACTCAGGGGAACCAACAAGTAATGAGTTATCATCAAGAGTACATGCCAATGAAGCATCCAAAGAAAATGGACACTGCTGATCATCACAGTACAGATGGTACCAAACCACCATGGACTTCTGCTATAAGTCCTGCTATAAGTCCCCATTTGCCCTCTCCACCTGGTAACCACGTAGGTTTTGTTACATCAGCAGGTGAAAGAGCTCCTTCACATATCAGTGGAGTCAAACAAGAACCAAGATCACCTCGGAAGTCAGGCCACCCACACTCTCCGTTCACTAAAGTATCCTCACCTATTGGCTCCTCATCACCAAAGGGTATACCAGTGATGTTACCCACTGGTCATCCTGCTATGCAACAATTTATTACTGGCGTACATCATCAAGAGCAGTCCGTAATTATGCCACCTCATAGTGTCCCTGGAGGCCTGGGGCGTATGTCTCCTCACCGTGTCTCCCAATCAATACCGGTAGGGCACCTTGTCCAAGGAGATGTTCGTGTTAATACTCCACCTCTTTCTGTAATGAGCTATGGGATGCATAGTAGTGACACTCTTGCCTCTCCTTGGTCTGGTTCTTTGCAGCCAAGGCCCACATCCCCCCAGGCTGTAGGCAGAGACAAGGTCCTCAAGGTAAACCCTGGTTCTTTGAGGAGTCATGAGGGGGAACAGGAAGAAGCCAGGCGCTACCACCAAGCTCAAGGGAGGCAACCTGGCACACAGCTAAAACCTGAGACATTGCAGCCAGATCCTCGTGGAACTTTGCGGACTAATGTCCAGTTAGAGACATATATGGCGCAAAGGGATATGCGTGTGCTCTTGCATCAACAGGGAGAGCGTCTGGCCACAGACCCTCATTCTGGACACATACAAGAGactcctcctccatcttcagCAACTTCCAGCATACCTTTGTCCTTGTCTCCAAGAGGACACGTTTTATCTAAAGGTGTGGCTGAAAAGGATATGACGAAATCTTTAGAGGCCAAGAGGCCACACTCTCCTCTTGCAAAAGATGGAATGATGGGAATCCGACAATCTGGCCAAGCAATTGCATCTCCCCAGAGAGTACAGCTAATAACCACTGGACCTAGTGGCTCATTCCCAGAGTACTCATCTATGTACTCAAATCCAAGAGGCATCCACTCTCAAATACCAGAGGCATCTCCTGCTGGAATCAACCGGCCACCATTGAGTGTCACACCAACCTTGGTGAGTTCACTATGCTCAAACTTCTGTTTTAAATTTACCCTACTAGCTCTAATGCATTCTGAAACAGCAATCCTTCAGTAACAGTTATCCATATAAAGGTTAAAATGTTTAGTGTGTATTAAAACCGTGTTAGAAAGTAACATTACATTGATACTGtttgtttcatctgaattctgcaGTCTAATTCTAACCCTTATGTTCTGTTAGGCACACAAGAAACTGGTCAAGTGATTGTgtattttgttagttttttcaGGTTACAGAAACTGCTCATGACACATTGCTCTCATTTCTGAAATCCTTAGGGTGCAGACCTCCAGACCAAACCAGATGGCAAGATGACTCAGCCTGTTAATATGGTGCAGTTGCTCACGGTAATACACAACAGTTAAAACTGTGGTCAGGGTTTTGTGTCTGAACAAGAGCTGGCTTTGTCTGAcacatttatctttgttttgtctcataTTAAACCAGAAATACCCTATTGTGTGGCAAGGCCTGCTGGCACTGAAGAATGACACAGCTGCAGTCCAGTTACATTTCGTCTGTGGCAACAAAGCCTTGGCTCATCGATCACTTCCCCTGCAAGAAGGAGGCGCATTACTGAGGATTGTCCAGAGAATGAGACTAGAGGCTTCACAGCTGGAGAGCGTAGCCCGAAGAATGACTGTATGTATCTCTTACTCACAATGtgtatgtttttctcttttgttaaaTAGAAGCTGCAAATAGCttatactcttttttttttttttttttttttttttttttttttgtcctctaCAGGGAGACACTGATTTCTGTCTTCTCCTTGCTCTGCCATGTGGGCGAGATCAAGACGATGtcctgaaccaaactcaagctctTAAGGCAGCTTTCATCAACTACTTGCAGACAAAATTGGCTGCTGGTATCATCAATATACCCAATCCAGGTTCCAATCAGGTGAGTTAGTTACTAGTGGTACTCCCTGCTCAACAGCTTAACTTGCGTAtcgtcaccctattaaaataatggcctaagtcattttttaaagtttttgggaaaacacaaaaaaccatACCAAATGcatttgatatttattaatcatttaaataaaaaaggccTTGACAGTGGATGACAGTTGACATACATAGAACATTGTGGGtcaattatgtaacattaaagaataaagtgacttaggCCAATTTTCAAACATTCTAATGTGACTTaggcaactttaaacctggcttaaactgccctctcagtgcaaactcaaaactgaaattaccctgagttaaattaaacaaatgtcaggtaaatCAAATTGGTCAGGTGGCAgtccctttcctcacttctccaggtcttctttgttgtgtttttattgaatttgtcctttaattccataaagcaaactcataacgtaaataactctaacttaaattaaaaaatgtcaggtaAATCAAATTGGTCAGGAGGCATGTCCTAAGTGTAAGTCCCCCTCTTGACATAGGCCATTGTCCTTTAGGGCATAAAGAGCATAATTCTTTCAACTAAGGATTGAGGCAATTTTACCAGAGGTGTCCAGAATCATCAAGACATGATTTAGGCCAAAAACTCATTTTCATCAAAAAATGacttgccattattttaatagggtgacaATATTAAACAACCACCTCATATCAAATATGCGAGCTCTCTATAACAACAAatgtttaattgttgtttttttcccagccTGCCTATGTGCTCCAGATCTTCCCACCATGTGAATTTTCAGAGAGCCACCTATCCCAGCTCGCCCCTGACCTTCTGAACAGGATCTCCAGCATCTCACCACACCTCATGATTGTCATCACCTCTGTGTAACCCTCACTGCTGGGAGCTGTCCCATTAATGGATGTTCTCACCAATGAGCCTCAGGAAACCAGAGGAATAcggaaattatttttattttttcccggACACAATGGGAATGTGTAGGACGAACCCTATCaactgtttttgcttttttccatcagtctttttttcttttgtctggTGATTTTGTCCTCCTCAAACAAACTCAGGGATGGACCAAACCAGAATCCAGTCTTATTTGACCATTTCTCTgctgtatttctatttattggaGTTTAATTTTAATGTTCGGAGATGCTCTGAAAAAAAATCGGGATGTTTGATGAACAAGATTGAGTGACTATTCGGGtggccttttttctttcatcagtCTTTTATTGTCATGCTCATTTCTCCACAACAGAGGATCACTGAAGCTGTTGTGCCACAACGGCTTGAAAGGCATTTCAACatgtaattttaaataattatgtaCAGACTTCCTCGTCCAGGCTTTCTCTAGATGAAGTATTACCTTGTAAACTATGGAGACCCTGTAGAGGACCACGTTCGCTTAACAACTCCTTCAATTCCACCAGCTCTGCTCGTTTCTCACACTACTGAAGCAGTTACACTTCTGGCCACCTGCCTTTGCATTGAACAAGCTACAGTATGATTTGGGAGCTTTTGAATACAGgactttgtaaatattttaaatatttaaactttgACTATGGAGCTTGGACAACTTGACACAGACTTGAACTCTGGGACATACCAGTGCACAGAGTGCGAAAAATTCGATGGATAGCCTTGATTTTTGGGTGTAAATACTTGTAACACAAGAAGGTTGGCAAACTCTGCTGTGGAGTCTGCTGATGGCACTTCGTAttttgtaactcaaataaaacaaactccaGAAAACTTGAATTTATAAGAtataatccttttttttatgtgcTATTTATAGAAAGTGTCTTCATCTTTTATAAGTTAAATgcattattttacttattttatccaTGGCAATATATTTATTACAAggttaaatttgaatttcctACCATAGAACCACTTTTTAAGTTGACCAAAGCAGTTATGGGTTGTTCTGTagtgtattcatttattttacagggACCATGCACACCACAACTGCTGAGCCAGAGTTGGCTAAAGAAGCTAATTTACAtggtggtccctgggcaggaagatctAAAAACAAATGATACAAATACATGGTATTGCATACTTCTGAGTCCATGCCTGAACAGCACAGTAAACTAAACTGACTTGAACTTTATTTTTGCAAACACTTATATAACGTTGGCCTGTAAAATTATGAATATTCTGATAACTTGTACCTTAGCGGCTATTAaagttatcttatcttattcaaCTTTCCTGTTGAAACTTAAACATTAGATCTAGTTTTACAATTTTAGTGCAATGTTAAAACAGCTTTTCAATAGAAAGGGAAAGTCACCTTTATTGACTTAATCAAAATCTATCGGTCTGGAAGAGCTGCATATGTGACACAAAGGAAACCTTTTTGGGCTGCAAAGGGAGCTGCTTGAAAGTTGTTTAATAGTTACTGATGTTTTAAGACTTATTTCAGGAAACAAAAGCATACAGGCTCTCTGTTACTCACTCCTCATCTCTGCTTTGGTCAGGCGACTTCATCAGCTACTAGAAATGATCACCTTGATGTTAAACTGGTTCACAGATTGCAATTTGGTATTCGAGGCTGATGgtttgacaaaaaaagacattttaaaataaagacttaTCTCTGATTCAGCTGCAATAATGTTAGTATATCAGTGAAACCTGTCATGAGGATGATAATGTTACTTACGATGGTTACTAACAAGTAACTGACTGCAGCTCTTCTGCTGAAAACAATATTTTACTTCTCATTTAAATATATGTGCTCAACCTTAACTCTTCTTAAATCTTGTTTGGCGAATAACCAGGCTTTTCACATAATGAATTATTTATGACACAAAAATGGATTTCTTTGCAGAGCTGTGCAAGGAACAGTACactttaatacaaataaaacagagggGAGATACTCATGTGTTACACATACCACCACTATGCTTGACTGAAATACTAGTTCATTTTATAAAATACACCTAATGTTTTAAATCAACACTGGAGCCAAAGAGTGCCACCAGCTGGTCTTCATACTGGGAAATGTTCCTCTTCATGATGTCCATACAGGGTCCCAGCAAACGCTCAAAAGCCTGGATGTCAATAACTGAAAGAAAATAACATTGGGTTATTTTTGTTCTCATCCTTTGCACAGAGGCAGACCGTGttgcataaatacattttcaatgaACTCTTTTCTAAAATATACTTTttagtttttctgtctttggttTGTCTCACATTGGGCATATGGGGCATGCTTCATGTATACACTTTGTTTTTCAGTATTGATGTGGTGTTAAACAGAGGgttaagaagaaaaaagaacctGCATCAGTGGATATCATTTATAAAACTACAGTGCAACACCAGGAATCCAGATTTATGGATTTGTCTGACTTATCTCTGTGAAAGAGCTCTGTAATCCTTTGCAGGCTTAAGACTTAAGTCCTTGAAGTTTAAAATCAAGGATATAATCAGGTCTCTAAAGCCCACATATCAAGACCTCCCTCATCGGTTGCCTCTTCTGACCCCTTCTTGAGCACATGAAAAGACTGAAGTTTTTGAGTGTAATTATTCATAGATGTCATCTGACACATGTCGTGTTTTTGTTCCTAACATTTATGTTGTCTACCTGCTCCACCTCATCTCCTAGGTGTTGCTAGGTTGAAATCAGGGGACTGTAGACCAGATTAATGTATGTTgtccaaacaaacactgacctGGTTAGCAGCATATTGCAACAACAAGTAAGATTTGTTGAATGAGGTGATATGTGTCTGCTCTGGTATGATCCAGTTTACAGTAACTTATCACTACCACTACAGACACATTACTCCGCTCTTGGTTGGTAAATATGAcgtgtgaattttttttggaAGAATAGTGGTGAGATGCTGAAACTTCCATGAGACAACTATTTGATCAAATTTTAAGCCACAAACAGGGGGCAAAGTTGAATTTGAGTTAATTGAGATCAGAGGGTTGGGTATGGCTTGGTTTTATGAAGGGACATTGATTTCAgtagaaatatgttttaataacTCTGGAAAAGAGATCACAttctcctcctgtttttttaatagtATATTTTAATAGTATTATCCAAAATTCATTGTATTGTTTATTCCGAGAGACACATTTCTAATTCTATTTCAGTTTTGGTATTTGGTATGGCAACACTGCAAAGATGATGTTAGAccaaattaattgttttaatattgTGGCTATTTTACTGGAACCTATAAATTATTCCCTGAAGTTATTAGACTAGTTTTATTATATAGAAATGCAATCAGTTCAAACATTACTTCATATAAGCCAGGAACAGAACACTCCCTAAAACAATCTACTTGACATGTCAGAACAACATAAAGAGATTCTGGGGGAAATAATATTTTAACTCCACTTCCAAAAAAGTTGGAAATCATGGtttgtgcaaagacaacattttgaatattgaaactgaaaaaagttattgttttgtgaaaaaACATATCGGAAATTTggtgccagcaacatgtttcagggGCATGTCAATGTGTTGCATCAGGTTTTCTTCaagcattgcatttcaaatgaaagtccaaaaaaataactccaatgtcaatttttggtatttttggtactcactatagggggctggtttactccagaaacatgcatactgtttatgtatatgttgaggagctgctgaatcaaaatgagttgtctttccacagaaattagggttaccatttgtttcttttatgattccaatccatttctctcttgctgtggctcagcatttagaTAAGCTTTATCAGATCtaatggtttagtcacagactttcccaaaaagtgttatacttttctttcacaaatgtgggaatgaaattgcattaaaatgtacaaaacatagAAATGTATCTTTCCGGGCTCAGCACtcctaaacatccgatcctagaattgCCCCTGCtctgtgtccaaacttttttaatTGGAATTTAACATTTCGCTGAGATTAAAATATCATCAACTGTCAAGAACTCATCCTGAATATGGCAGAACTATTCCCTATGATTTCATGATAAAAAACATGTCCAAGAGTTGGCCATAGATATATATTCAAGTCAAA
This window contains:
- the si:ch1073-335m2.2 gene encoding msx2-interacting protein isoform X2; the encoded protein is MVRETRHLWVGNLPEHVREEKIVEHFKRYGRVESVKVLRKRGSEGGVAAFVDFVDIKSAQKAHNAVNKIGDRDLRTDYNEPGSVPSAVRGLEDSSPSSSRDVTGFTRGTVGPVFGPPVSLHTREGRYERRIDGSETRDRAYEHSPYGHHDRSSTFDRQRHYNADYYRDRSMFAAAGPGSSAIAGTFEPSDPHFDSRIRDPFTLTNSSRRDLYRDDRGRRVDRTYHHRRSRSSHSSQSRHPSPQRTTGQTSKTPHSPKRAPLSPGRGPRSGSHSRSSSSDSVSSTSSTGSGSDSNSSSSDGSRARSVQSSATHAPPQSSMVLDSDEPRRSFGIKVQNLPVRSTDTSLKDGLFHEFKKHGKVTSVQIHGASEDRYGLVFFRQQEDQEKALSVSKGKLFFGMLIEVTAWNGPETESENEFRPLDGRIDEFHPKATRTLFIGNLEKTTSYQQLLDIFQRFGEIVDIDIKKVNGVPQYAFVQYSDIASVCKAIKKMDGEYLGSNRLKLGFGKSMPTTCVWLDGLATSITEQYLTRHFCRYGHVVKVVFDRLKGMALILYNNTDFAQAAVRETKGWKIGGNKIKVDFASQESQMAFYRSMQASGQDIRDFYEIPPERREERRPPYHEFTAERAYYENIRTPGLYPEDARREYAAAARSRERFPELEHYQGEHFDPRFHEDPRDYRDYRDPFEQDIRKYTYIQRERERERERFEADRSRWSPSHPRRPITPTVSPSPSERAPRDSERRVYSQSSERSGSVSSMSPPHFDKSDKTLPDHASKTEKTEKNSLPDRVAGAEKTKRAKRKEKGEKAEKNKSRKAKGQSPSNPLPETEPEPGFDGGSGRGRVPDQDAHEKQKPKGDSDSGNSLSATHDQAKSERSEASKGENSDVDGKNRPKKHLKSEAGNDGKESSADSERLAARKRRFADSSGRTVRQKRSRHEEEDGIQSSEFSASATYLKELDTEKHKDSQRRDSRLKAEKSGTQKDGQEDPRGQREKSEGSLDPLESKRHPGHTSSRRFSHEGITEQSSAREEEHHPTFKFTQNADNEKSGKSKEDHVDIDLSQSYRKQMEQNRRLHQQQQQRESDKSDKPGSPHGSEMEDLEHRSLVHEVGKPPEDVTDNFPSHKLKKLDQFDTDPGTKRERVYRSFRQKSEDPDWNNTSSPGHHHFPHHADEDFEDHSQKELGRNEEKIHTDLELLVKRTHNTQVNKPNTPLLNMEEEQQKTWEGRVKHNLLPDLNFPRTLSKNVHNRKRLEYGIWHDLEPGEVRSDPEEDRENKTHSPVPSTSMPFSDRQRVDRFSDPKLAHLERNKFYSFALDQTITPDTKALLERAKSLSSSREDNWSFLDYDSHFASFRNRKDTEKVESTPRPTPSWYMKKKKIRSGSEDKLDDRKEEPKPEEQERRELFASRFLHSAVFELDSRRLQHLERKHEEPEHTQTQQPNQQGTGDGELESGPVVLFHSRFLELTRLQQQKNKTPQLQEAKGEPIPTDEKVEKPSIPEQQALQSPETTESVMEPEIKPISPVEELISEPQLAPTPVTQSVVKDFPPLEQKSVVLDHAPETYPPLSLVKEVKDMEHVESVQHLPSETSSDSELAHPSATEPRHSAEGCKLSSSEEKLDTATEDGKPPSTEKSYQCDELIGSSEAEVDPETTQPEEVPEVTSPKLPSLAEEVDVVKKETPSSCKVVEEPEGEKKCQLSKGQVPVDVTNDEPILLQKELSKTKEGKTKKFKQSPARVSPIPVVSTAGSEKPATRKSERIDKEKLKRGSSPRAETKSTSKSPIHSSDPDISEPSISVGRARRRNVKSVYATPVEDDAPGRTGKDMTELPRHARKRGSDKDATQQIIEQDPPAPTPVTKRGRPPKNRKPSDEILTAKVEKPKIDNKDTDSNESESSERISRVSKGKTSPGTKGQLNLMSTVLGSGSTRKVEKTEVVEDDDQEMDFTDEDSLALQDPSSLSKEDPLIKVDQKKDDKQGLSGDKDVLNEKACGGKSNGKETDPRVLEEKPISEKDKIVRGKTKLTRTPKSPVLKNLKIRLNVTEVKDLLQLGEDEPGNPEDASKKLRSVDPSDNVSSCSNANGGGLNSEDKGNATLELKEPIEAAKSLILQERELEQAVENIAKLTEPAFPTEPSTPPVSVPEVKSDPEEEKPSNPASETELMAAIDSITAEESTVSLAQATPVSAEVGSEPEVPDFIHATKEDEPETPLSIQEEPVLPTTPKKGFKVKPKTPKRPKVQKQVKKDLKEGLSISEELSSPSEVNTAVSVKLVPEAAPSSATAAVITQTTWKPESEPSAPKTTYVEVDLEPSCEEQNPNLKSVTPHSNSPICLKPPQVPPECITPSLSPLANRPNIRPIQTSKTSVSPPDWRHQSKETGLSSLPVMPLASKENQPLPSESENMDIGHGTSDLRQILMKHKNISLASSGFIPSNVSTPQDQNISESNTPSAAVPNKPPLPDRMPAHQAPPVVPVVRPPASLPSPETKSVISVIASTATSVISRVCNPPEPEDKLNLNIGNPCVDMTIPKQTYRPSKDDTGSYHVGDESGSAARFIVDGQSLGTGSCPGLRVNTSEGVVVLSHSGQKTEGPQRISAKISQIPQATAGDMESQQLVSMPQTKQELYAHSGLQKGPSTQADHGHLGKTQSTLSSIKQENAVFEKLEPSYQTGPQGVVKRFTQGNQQVMSYHQEYMPMKHPKKMDTADHHSTDGTKPPWTSAISPAISPHLPSPPGNHVGFVTSAGERAPSHISGVKQEPRSPRKSGHPHSPFTKVSSPIGSSSPKGIPVMLPTGHPAMQQFITGVHHQEQSVIMPPHSVPGGLGRMSPHRVSQSIPVGHLVQGDVRVNTPPLSVMSYGMHSSDTLASPWSGSLQPRPTSPQAVGRDKVLKVNPGSLRSHEGEQEEARRYHQAQGRQPGTQLKPETLQPDPRGTLRTNVQLETYMAQRDMRVLLHQQGERLATDPHSGHIQETPPPSSATSSIPLSLSPRGHVLSKGVAEKDMTKSLEAKRPHSPLAKDGMMGIRQSGQAIASPQRVQLITTGPSGSFPEYSSMYSNPRGIHSQIPEASPAGINRPPLSVTPTLGADLQTKPDGKMTQPVNMVQLLTKYPIVWQGLLALKNDTAAVQLHFVCGNKALAHRSLPLQEGGALLRIVQRMRLEASQLESVARRMTGDTDFCLLLALPCGRDQDDVLNQTQALKAAFINYLQTKLAAGIINIPNPGSNQPAYVLQIFPPCEFSESHLSQLAPDLLNRISSISPHLMIVITSV